GAGCTCAAAGAAATTGGAAAGAAGCTTTTTCCCCTCAATTGTTAGAATGGATTCAGGATGGAATTGGACGCCAAATATTGGATATTTCCTATGTTTTATCCCCATAATCTCATCCTCTTTTGTTCTTGCGGTAATTTCTAAACAAGAAGGGAGAGAAGAAGGGTCAATAATTAAGGAATGATACCTGGTTGCTATAAAAGGATTTGGAATGCCTTTAAAGATAAATTTGCCATTGTGAAAGATTTCTGATGTCTTTCCATGCATAAGCCTATCTGCACCTATTATCTTTCCTCCAAACACCTCACCAATACATTGATGACCAAGGCATACACCAAGTATGGGAATTTTTCCCTTGAATTCCATTATAACATCCTTTGATATTCCCGCATCATCTGGCCTTCCTGGCCCAGGTGAAATTACAATAAAAGAGGGAGAAATTTTTTTTATTCCTGAAAGAGAAATTTTGTCATTTCTTATAACCTCAATTGTCTTTTTCATCTCTCCAATATATTGGACAAGGTTATAGGTGAATGAATCGTAATTGTCGATAACAAGAATCATAATATTATTTAGGATTTAGGGATTTTCCTTTTCTTCGCTTTTTTTTTCCGCTATCCTTTTTATTACCTCATTTGTAATATCAAGGGAATCCTCTCCATAGATTATGCTATCCTTATCAAGCACCAAATCTATCTTTTTCTCCTTTGCAATTTGGGAGATAATGCCTTTTATCTTTACATTTATAGAATCCTCAAGCTCCTTTCTCTTTTTTGCCAGATTCTCTGTTGCCT
This portion of the bacterium genome encodes:
- a CDS encoding aminodeoxychorismate/anthranilate synthase component II; this encodes MILVIDNYDSFTYNLVQYIGEMKKTIEVIRNDKISLSGIKKISPSFIVISPGPGRPDDAGISKDVIMEFKGKIPILGVCLGHQCIGEVFGGKIIGADRLMHGKTSEIFHNGKFIFKGIPNPFIATRYHSLIIDPSSLPSCLEITARTKEDEIMGIKHRKYPIFGVQFHPESILTIEGKKLLSNFFELCNEG